One window of the Shewanella khirikhana genome contains the following:
- a CDS encoding peroxiredoxin family protein: MSHIEFPLAPELAVSGWLNTPKPLSLEDFRGKPLLIYVFQMLCPACISHGLPQLARVANTFGDDIAIIGLHSVFEHHGVMGPEALQAFVHEYRLRFPIAIDRPAGRIPETMARWGFQGTPTLVLLDADGRVRMQHLGPLEDMKLGKAIGALLMQEALLGGKVNRREASDSGMSADSGAELCNDRLCQL; encoded by the coding sequence ATGTCGCACATCGAATTTCCACTCGCTCCAGAGCTTGCAGTCAGTGGCTGGCTGAATACGCCAAAACCCTTAAGCCTTGAGGATTTTCGTGGCAAGCCTCTGCTGATTTACGTCTTTCAGATGCTGTGCCCCGCCTGCATCAGCCATGGTCTGCCGCAACTTGCCCGGGTGGCGAATACCTTCGGTGATGACATTGCCATTATTGGGCTGCACTCGGTGTTTGAGCACCATGGGGTGATGGGGCCGGAGGCGCTGCAGGCCTTTGTGCATGAGTATCGGCTCAGGTTTCCCATCGCCATCGACCGTCCGGCCGGGCGCATTCCCGAGACTATGGCCCGCTGGGGATTTCAGGGCACGCCGACCCTGGTGCTGCTGGATGCAGACGGGCGGGTGCGGATGCAACATCTTGGGCCGCTGGAAGATATGAAGCTCGGTAAGGCGATAGGTGCCCTGCTGATGCAAGAGGCTCTGCTGGGAGGGAAGGTTAATAGGCGTGAGGCTTCAGACTCTGGCATGT
- a CDS encoding MarR family winged helix-turn-helix transcriptional regulator, which translates to MTSETIQIQQLLERIAALLRGERRNKLVELGLLPVQFDALCYLGESNRYSDTLMALCEYLGQTKGTVSQTLKVLEKKGLIERQADAKDKRVVHLKPSDAGLALLSELTQSPLLCALHTEHGVDSRLQGALTELLKQLQQANGGRAFGVCRQCRYNQSPTEGHFQCGLTGDALSEADTRLICREYEAID; encoded by the coding sequence ATGACCTCAGAAACCATCCAGATCCAGCAGTTGCTGGAACGCATTGCGGCGCTGCTGCGCGGCGAAAGGCGAAACAAATTAGTCGAGTTGGGGCTGCTTCCGGTGCAGTTCGATGCCCTGTGCTATCTGGGAGAGAGCAACCGCTACTCGGACACCCTGATGGCCCTGTGTGAGTACCTGGGCCAGACCAAGGGAACCGTGTCGCAAACCCTGAAAGTATTGGAGAAAAAGGGGCTGATTGAGCGCCAGGCCGACGCCAAAGACAAGCGGGTGGTGCACCTCAAACCCTCGGACGCCGGATTGGCACTGCTCAGCGAGCTGACCCAGTCTCCTCTGCTTTGTGCCTTGCACACAGAGCATGGAGTCGACAGCCGGCTGCAAGGCGCCCTCACTGAGCTGTTAAAGCAGCTGCAACAGGCCAATGGTGGCCGCGCCTTTGGTGTGTGCCGCCAGTGCCGCTACAACCAAAGCCCAACAGAAGGGCATTTCCAATGCGGCCTGACCGGTGATGCACTGTCTGAGGCGGATACCCGGCTTATCTGCCGTGAATATGAAGCTATTGATTAG
- a CDS encoding MerR family transcriptional regulator, translating into MAQYSVSDLARLAGVSVRTLHHYDETGLLCPSGRSAGGYRIYGDRELIQLQQILMYRELGLKLADIKALMHSPGNSPQQGTDQQMLACLKEQYQQLGGRIAHFEKLRGMLALAIDRLENGPQESWMTDKHAATALFSDFSDKARSEETLRKEAVAKWGEEAVAKGGSGRDGLTPSQKAVLDAEGEAIAMALAGLLGESPGSEKVQALMQRQHRWLSANGECPKARLPMLAAMYLADDRFRQFYDRFGEGTAALMHDGLLAYAAND; encoded by the coding sequence GTGGCGCAGTACAGTGTCAGTGATCTGGCCAGATTGGCCGGGGTGAGTGTGCGAACCCTGCATCACTATGATGAAACAGGGCTATTGTGCCCCAGTGGTCGCAGTGCCGGAGGCTACCGGATTTACGGTGACAGGGAGCTTATCCAACTTCAGCAAATCCTGATGTATCGGGAGCTGGGGCTCAAACTCGCCGATATCAAAGCGCTGATGCACAGCCCTGGGAATAGCCCTCAGCAGGGCACAGATCAACAGATGCTCGCCTGCCTTAAAGAACAATATCAACAGCTTGGCGGCCGCATCGCCCACTTTGAAAAACTGCGGGGCATGCTGGCATTGGCCATCGACAGGCTCGAGAACGGGCCGCAGGAGTCTTGGATGACAGATAAACATGCAGCAACGGCGCTTTTCAGCGACTTCAGTGACAAGGCGCGCAGCGAAGAAACCCTGCGTAAAGAAGCGGTAGCAAAGTGGGGTGAGGAAGCTGTTGCCAAAGGCGGCAGCGGCAGGGATGGGCTGACGCCATCGCAAAAGGCGGTGCTGGACGCAGAAGGTGAAGCCATTGCCATGGCGCTTGCCGGCTTATTGGGGGAGTCGCCCGGATCTGAGAAGGTGCAGGCGCTGATGCAGCGTCAGCATCGTTGGCTCAGTGCCAATGGTGAGTGCCCCAAAGCGCGGCTTCCCATGCTGGCGGCTATGTACCTTGCCGACGACAGGTTCAGGCAATTTTACGACCGCTTCGGTGAAGGCACCGCAGCGCTGATGCACGATGGTCTGCTGGCCTACGCGGCAAACGATTGA
- the yqfB gene encoding N(4)-acetylcytidine aminohydrolase, producing MPLTKITFFERFEPIILSGDKTITIRDQAESHYVPGTRVAVHTLETDRWFCDIDIISVTPVSFDELTEEHARQEYLTLDALKPLIREIYPGIDSLYVIEYRLA from the coding sequence ATGCCCCTAACCAAAATCACCTTTTTCGAGCGGTTCGAGCCGATTATTCTGAGTGGCGACAAGACCATCACCATCCGCGATCAAGCCGAGAGCCACTACGTACCCGGCACCCGGGTGGCGGTGCACACACTGGAAACGGACCGCTGGTTTTGTGATATCGACATTATCTCGGTCACGCCGGTGAGCTTCGATGAGCTGACCGAAGAACACGCCCGTCAGGAGTACCTGACACTGGACGCGTTAAAGCCGCTTATCCGTGAGATTTACCCCGGTATCGATTCGCTGTATGTGATTGAATACCGCCTCGCCTGA
- a CDS encoding ammonium transporter, which yields MILAMHAGFAFLELGTVRRKNQVNALVKILTDFCVSAMAYFFIGYGIAYGVNFYAPVSELSLDNGYEMVKFFFLLTFAAAIPAIVSGGIAERARFKPQLLATFLLVGFVYPLFEGMIWNNNYGVQDSLSQWFGAPFHDFAGSVVVHSVGGWIGLAAVLMLGARKGRYHKDGLMTAFPPSSIPFLALGAWILIVGWFGFNVMSAQKVEGISGLVALNSLMAMVGGTLTAMLFGRNDPGFIHNGPLAGLVAVCAGSDIMHPLGSLVVGAVAGALFVWLFTATQNRWKIDDVLGVWPLHGLCGAWGGIAAGIFGLEALGGAGGVSLVTQVVGTLMGIAVALLGGLVVYGALKKLTGIRLDEEQEYIGADLAIHKISASPERESFR from the coding sequence ATGATTTTGGCCATGCACGCCGGGTTTGCGTTTTTGGAGCTGGGTACGGTGCGGCGTAAAAATCAGGTCAATGCGCTGGTGAAAATTCTCACCGACTTCTGTGTCTCAGCCATGGCGTACTTCTTTATTGGCTACGGCATTGCCTACGGGGTGAATTTTTATGCGCCTGTGTCTGAGCTGTCGCTGGATAATGGCTATGAGATGGTGAAGTTCTTCTTTCTGCTGACCTTCGCTGCCGCCATCCCGGCCATTGTGTCCGGCGGCATTGCCGAGCGTGCCAGATTCAAGCCGCAACTGCTGGCGACCTTTTTGCTGGTGGGCTTTGTGTACCCACTGTTTGAAGGCATGATTTGGAACAACAACTACGGCGTACAGGACAGCCTGAGTCAGTGGTTTGGCGCGCCATTCCACGACTTTGCCGGATCAGTGGTGGTGCACTCGGTGGGGGGCTGGATTGGTCTTGCCGCAGTGCTGATGCTGGGTGCCCGCAAGGGGCGCTATCACAAAGACGGTTTGATGACTGCCTTCCCGCCGTCCAGCATCCCTTTTCTGGCCCTGGGTGCCTGGATTTTGATTGTGGGCTGGTTTGGTTTTAACGTGATGAGCGCGCAAAAAGTGGAAGGGATTTCCGGACTGGTGGCGCTTAACTCGCTGATGGCCATGGTGGGCGGCACTCTCACCGCCATGCTGTTTGGCCGCAACGACCCCGGCTTCATTCATAACGGCCCGCTGGCGGGCCTGGTGGCGGTGTGCGCCGGCTCTGACATCATGCATCCACTCGGCAGCCTGGTGGTGGGCGCTGTGGCTGGCGCCCTGTTTGTGTGGCTGTTTACTGCCACCCAAAACCGCTGGAAGATTGATGATGTGCTTGGGGTGTGGCCACTGCATGGCCTCTGTGGTGCCTGGGGCGGCATAGCGGCGGGGATTTTTGGTCTGGAGGCGCTGGGCGGTGCTGGCGGCGTATCCCTGGTGACTCAGGTGGTTGGCACCCTGATGGGGATTGCGGTGGCGCTGCTGGGCGGCCTTGTAGTCTACGGCGCGCTGAAAAAGCTCACCGGCATTCGCCTCGATGAGGAGCAGGAATACATAGGCGCTGACCTCGCCATTCATAAGATAAGCGCATCCCCCGAGCGGGAGTCATTTCGCTGA
- a CDS encoding PhzF family phenazine biosynthesis protein — translation MKLDIYQVDAFAERVFEGNPAAVCPLQQWLDDTLLQQIAAENNLSETAFFIPEADGFALRWFTPGEEVDLCGHATLAAAHVIFTHLGWQSASVAFFTRSGTLRVARTQYGYRLDFPATMPTPCEVPAALLHGLNAEPLEVLAGFDYLIRVKDEATLKNLTPTLSHWLNLPLRGVVVTAPGDEVDFVSRCFFPALKVDEDPVTGSAHCELAPYWAARLGKRELIGRQISSRPGTVMCHLQGERVSLEGKAADYLVGQIHI, via the coding sequence ATGAAACTCGACATTTATCAGGTGGATGCTTTTGCCGAACGGGTATTTGAAGGCAACCCTGCCGCCGTGTGCCCTCTGCAGCAGTGGTTGGACGATACCCTGCTGCAACAGATCGCAGCCGAGAACAACCTGTCCGAGACCGCATTTTTTATCCCCGAAGCCGACGGCTTTGCCCTGCGTTGGTTCACCCCCGGGGAGGAGGTTGACCTGTGCGGCCATGCCACCCTCGCCGCGGCCCATGTAATATTTACCCATTTGGGCTGGCAATCCGCCTCAGTGGCCTTTTTTACCCGCAGCGGCACACTCAGGGTGGCACGCACCCAGTATGGCTACCGACTCGACTTCCCTGCAACCATGCCCACCCCCTGTGAGGTGCCTGCGGCGCTGCTTCACGGCCTGAATGCTGAGCCTTTAGAGGTGCTGGCGGGGTTCGATTACCTCATTCGGGTAAAGGATGAAGCCACCCTCAAGAATCTAACGCCCACGCTGTCGCACTGGCTGAACCTGCCCCTCAGAGGCGTGGTGGTTACCGCTCCCGGAGATGAAGTGGACTTTGTCAGCCGCTGTTTTTTTCCGGCGCTCAAGGTGGATGAAGATCCGGTCACAGGCTCGGCCCACTGCGAGCTTGCGCCATACTGGGCTGCGCGGCTCGGCAAGCGCGAGCTTATCGGCAGGCAAATATCGTCACGCCCCGGCACTGTGATGTGCCATTTGCAGGGCGAACGGGTCAGCCTGGAAGGTAAGGCCGCCGATTATCTGGTGGGGCAAATCCACATTTAA
- a CDS encoding peptidylprolyl isomerase, translating to MNPARYLLCIAAAAFVLLSPEGRADNLATIETNMGEMTFEFFPNEAPKTVANFQRLAASGWYNGKQFYRVVKGHVIQAGSLDENSEPMVEAEFNSHPHIKGTLGLARDEDPNSGSTEFYICHEARPHLDGRYTVFGQLVEGQAVLDAIANTEVIEKYYDDDKKIAFHEPKTPVIINAIRLH from the coding sequence ATGAACCCTGCCCGTTACCTGCTTTGCATTGCCGCTGCTGCCTTTGTGCTGCTGAGCCCCGAGGGGCGCGCCGACAACCTGGCCACCATAGAAACCAATATGGGGGAAATGACCTTTGAGTTCTTCCCCAACGAGGCGCCCAAAACCGTAGCCAACTTCCAGCGGCTGGCGGCCAGTGGCTGGTACAACGGCAAGCAGTTTTATCGGGTAGTAAAGGGCCATGTGATCCAGGCGGGCAGCCTGGATGAAAACAGCGAGCCCATGGTGGAGGCGGAATTCAACAGCCATCCCCATATCAAGGGCACACTTGGATTGGCCAGGGATGAAGACCCCAATTCAGGCTCCACCGAATTTTACATCTGCCATGAAGCCAGGCCCCATCTTGATGGCCGCTACACAGTGTTTGGGCAACTGGTTGAAGGTCAAGCCGTTCTGGATGCCATCGCCAATACGGAAGTAATTGAAAAATATTACGATGATGACAAAAAAATTGCCTTCCATGAGCCAAAAACACCGGTCATCATCAACGCCATTCGACTGCACTGA
- a CDS encoding DUF1287 domain-containing protein: MKGQFTCAFWLLLLLSPGLASAITADELVAAALERTQHQVRYDGSYHRIPYPMGDVPADIGVCTDVVIRSYRALGLDLQALVHEDISANFSQYPSKRIWGLSKPDSNIDHRRVPNLQTFFSRHGERLKVSASGDDYQPGDLVTWTVSASLPHIGIVTDKRSTDGKRPLIVHNIGQGPVLEDMLFDYPITGRFRFLPQKAEAQ; the protein is encoded by the coding sequence GTGAAAGGTCAGTTCACATGCGCATTCTGGCTGCTGTTGCTGCTCTCCCCAGGGCTTGCCAGCGCCATCACCGCCGACGAGCTGGTTGCTGCGGCCCTTGAGCGCACCCAACATCAGGTGCGCTACGATGGCAGCTACCACCGCATTCCCTACCCCATGGGCGACGTTCCGGCCGATATCGGTGTTTGCACCGATGTGGTCATTCGCAGTTACCGTGCCCTGGGATTGGATTTGCAGGCATTGGTGCACGAAGACATCAGCGCCAATTTCAGCCAATACCCATCCAAACGCATTTGGGGTTTATCCAAGCCAGACAGCAACATAGATCACCGGCGGGTGCCCAATCTGCAAACCTTTTTCAGCCGCCATGGTGAGCGACTTAAGGTCAGCGCCAGTGGCGACGACTACCAACCCGGCGATCTGGTGACCTGGACAGTATCGGCCAGCCTGCCCCATATTGGCATAGTCACCGACAAGCGCTCCACCGATGGCAAGCGGCCGCTGATAGTGCACAACATAGGTCAGGGCCCGGTGCTGGAAGACATGCTGTTCGACTACCCCATCACAGGTCGTTTCCGCTTTTTGCCCCAAAAGGCTGAAGCGCAGTAA
- a CDS encoding tetratricopeptide repeat protein — MKLLVAILFIVTLFVVFSRWRQRQRLKDGDTDAIIKAAMRLMGQNKYDELAALLQDKAEQGNGIAAQMLAELYSLEEFGMLDDAKARHWYAKAAELDPLLAAKQRTLLSFNVHPVLGGDKQQLESLLRPGAEAGDVDLQTQLGAMYFDNPLTDPDGSKALYWLQKAAEKGHAEAHFKLGRYYQSAEHGNDAAKAREQFELASAGGDSSAKRELAWLLLQNEHNRDDIRQGAALLEELAVDDQYTRVELGMMYLNGNLLARDLHKAEALLRQAMEDDSDNLSAAFTLAELLLLHKHSNDAHTEAVAILTPMAEAWWTHAQFLLAQAHERGLGVRRHLPTARQYYKLAATDRAPEHVQALEDLTKRLGQYEKTEAENSYQDFLSRFPISQSAQADMDQNHAIRLLQDGEQGKRDPERAIELLERAVIGGNTFALDMLYETCLEQGHKVDAAVWAKLMTEIHGFLLSSGKAEATLHSLKQAFTETEAALYEVRLESRRKALAEAA, encoded by the coding sequence ATGAAGCTGTTAGTTGCCATTCTGTTTATCGTTACCCTGTTTGTCGTTTTCTCCCGTTGGCGCCAGCGCCAACGCCTTAAAGACGGTGACACCGACGCCATCATCAAAGCTGCCATGCGCCTGATGGGACAAAACAAATATGACGAACTCGCCGCCCTGTTGCAGGACAAGGCCGAACAAGGCAATGGCATAGCCGCACAAATGCTGGCTGAGCTATACAGCCTGGAAGAGTTCGGCATGCTCGATGACGCCAAGGCCCGCCACTGGTACGCCAAAGCCGCCGAGCTGGACCCGCTCCTTGCCGCCAAACAACGCACCTTGCTGAGCTTCAATGTACACCCGGTATTGGGTGGCGATAAGCAGCAGTTGGAGTCGCTGCTGCGTCCCGGCGCCGAGGCCGGTGATGTGGATTTGCAGACCCAGTTGGGCGCCATGTATTTCGATAATCCACTTACCGACCCGGATGGAAGCAAAGCCCTGTATTGGCTGCAAAAAGCCGCCGAAAAAGGCCACGCTGAAGCCCACTTCAAGCTGGGCAGATACTATCAGTCCGCAGAGCATGGCAACGACGCCGCCAAGGCTCGGGAGCAGTTTGAACTGGCAAGCGCCGGCGGCGATAGCAGCGCCAAGCGGGAACTCGCCTGGTTACTGTTGCAAAACGAGCATAACCGCGATGACATCCGCCAGGGCGCCGCCCTGCTTGAAGAGCTGGCAGTGGACGACCAATACACCCGGGTAGAGCTGGGGATGATGTACCTGAACGGCAATCTGCTTGCGCGGGATCTGCACAAGGCTGAGGCTTTGCTGCGCCAGGCCATGGAAGACGACAGCGATAACCTCAGTGCCGCCTTCACCCTGGCCGAGCTGTTGCTGTTGCATAAGCACAGCAACGACGCCCACACCGAAGCCGTGGCGATATTGACGCCGATGGCCGAGGCCTGGTGGACCCACGCCCAGTTCTTGCTGGCACAGGCCCACGAGCGGGGTTTGGGAGTACGCCGACACCTGCCCACCGCCCGGCAATATTACAAATTGGCGGCCACCGACCGTGCCCCCGAGCATGTGCAGGCGCTGGAAGACTTAACCAAACGCCTGGGGCAGTACGAAAAAACTGAGGCCGAAAACAGCTATCAGGACTTCCTAAGCCGCTTCCCCATCAGCCAAAGTGCCCAGGCCGATATGGATCAGAACCATGCCATACGCCTGCTGCAGGACGGCGAGCAGGGTAAGCGCGACCCGGAACGGGCTATAGAACTGCTGGAGCGGGCGGTGATCGGCGGTAACACCTTTGCCCTTGATATGCTCTATGAAACCTGCCTCGAGCAGGGGCATAAGGTGGATGCCGCTGTATGGGCCAAGCTGATGACTGAAATCCATGGTTTTCTGCTCAGTAGCGGCAAGGCAGAGGCCACCCTGCACTCACTGAAGCAGGCATTCACTGAAACCGAAGCGGCGCTGTATGAAGTTCGGCTGGAGTCACGCCGCAAAGCGCTCGCTGAAGCGGCATAA
- a CDS encoding DUF2927 domain-containing protein yields MSRAQCPQDMPISARPGRANFGLVFSHGLNYLAAALGALLLAGQSLAAPLRSADANYLNTAFIANAFTAVVHGREYEAGSFVLSRWPGEIKFHIHEGIQDPQAVSLIEMHLSQLGDISGRRFTKAPAAEARLEIFLTRQRDWQTLVTDRLGARAAANLHGAVCLANYSAPGGVITAAQVFIPVDQARMQGKLVSCVVEEITQIMGLPNDSEAVFPSIFNDRTPDDLLTPLDWVLIKLLYHPDLAPGMTASQSAVAVKTLLRQWQADGTLQGAPAQVKQGELYRILGRR; encoded by the coding sequence ATGAGTCGAGCCCAGTGCCCGCAAGATATGCCAATCAGCGCCAGGCCCGGCCGCGCAAACTTTGGGTTGGTGTTTAGCCACGGTTTGAACTACCTTGCCGCCGCGCTCGGGGCCTTGCTGTTGGCGGGCCAGAGCCTGGCTGCGCCGCTGCGCTCAGCCGACGCCAATTACCTCAATACTGCCTTTATCGCCAATGCCTTTACCGCCGTGGTGCATGGGCGGGAATATGAAGCCGGCAGCTTTGTCCTGTCCCGTTGGCCGGGGGAGATTAAGTTCCATATCCATGAAGGGATACAGGATCCCCAGGCTGTCTCGCTAATCGAGATGCACCTGAGCCAGCTTGGTGACATCAGTGGCCGCCGCTTTACCAAGGCACCCGCCGCTGAGGCCAGGCTGGAGATTTTTCTTACCCGTCAGCGGGACTGGCAGACACTGGTGACTGACCGTCTCGGTGCCAGGGCCGCGGCAAACCTGCATGGCGCCGTGTGTCTGGCCAATTACAGTGCTCCCGGGGGCGTGATAACGGCGGCGCAGGTGTTTATTCCGGTGGATCAGGCCAGGATGCAGGGCAAGCTGGTGTCCTGCGTGGTGGAAGAAATCACCCAGATCATGGGCCTGCCCAACGACAGCGAGGCGGTGTTCCCATCGATTTTCAACGACAGAACCCCGGACGACCTGTTAACACCGCTGGACTGGGTGCTGATAAAGCTGTTGTATCACCCCGATTTGGCGCCGGGGATGACAGCAAGCCAGAGCGCGGTTGCGGTGAAAACCCTGCTGCGCCAATGGCAGGCTGACGGCACCCTGCAAGGTGCTCCGGCGCAGGTAAAGCAGGGAGAACTCTACCGTATTCTGGGTCGGCGATGA
- a CDS encoding sterol desaturase family protein translates to MNEQYQYQQREVPSRPHKAFRIGEGKISGYASVFLGALSLLAVLAYLYPSYLTTTELRAVYDAKELQQVLKYGMYFSLFFGLLTFVLGGYRRLGITGITLTSIAFLLGGWQIPVGPVAPKQLSLGVDWLILAFLGSVFIFMTLEKLLPRYRDQVILRPGWGLDLWYFVFNHLAISAILLYANYHVSHFHWAVSDDVQAWVQALPLWVQVVAIILAADFVLYWEHRLFHEVGFLWPIHAVHHSVEDLDWLAGSRGHFIQMFSERAMVMVPLYLLGPDKAALDIYVAFAALQAVLIHCNTRLHFGPLKYLLVTPWFHHWHHSSEKPAIDTNYGAHTPIYDWLFGTLHVPSKHWPAHYGTTKPLPRSFLGQLWYPFGCWLKRRSAGS, encoded by the coding sequence ATGAACGAGCAGTATCAATATCAGCAACGCGAGGTGCCGTCGCGCCCTCATAAAGCCTTTCGCATCGGCGAAGGCAAGATCAGCGGTTACGCCAGCGTGTTTCTGGGCGCGCTGTCGCTGCTGGCCGTGCTTGCCTACCTGTACCCCTCTTACCTGACCACCACCGAGCTTCGGGCGGTTTATGACGCCAAAGAGCTGCAGCAGGTGCTGAAATACGGCATGTATTTTTCACTGTTTTTTGGCTTGCTGACCTTTGTGCTTGGGGGCTATCGCCGTCTGGGGATAACGGGTATCACCCTGACCAGCATCGCATTTCTGTTGGGCGGCTGGCAAATTCCTGTGGGGCCAGTGGCACCAAAACAGCTGTCCCTCGGTGTCGACTGGCTGATCCTGGCGTTTCTCGGCTCGGTTTTTATTTTTATGACCCTCGAGAAGCTGCTGCCAAGGTACAGGGATCAGGTGATCCTGCGACCCGGCTGGGGGCTGGATCTGTGGTACTTTGTGTTTAACCATCTGGCGATTTCCGCCATCCTGCTTTACGCCAACTACCATGTGAGCCACTTCCACTGGGCTGTGAGTGACGATGTGCAGGCCTGGGTGCAGGCACTGCCGCTGTGGGTGCAGGTGGTGGCCATTATCCTCGCTGCCGACTTTGTGCTCTATTGGGAACACAGGCTGTTTCACGAAGTGGGCTTTTTGTGGCCCATTCATGCGGTGCATCACTCGGTAGAAGATCTCGACTGGCTGGCAGGCTCCCGCGGCCATTTTATTCAGATGTTCTCTGAGCGCGCCATGGTGATGGTGCCCCTGTATCTGCTTGGCCCCGACAAGGCTGCGCTGGATATCTATGTGGCCTTCGCCGCCCTGCAGGCGGTGCTTATCCATTGCAACACCCGGCTGCATTTTGGACCACTGAAATATCTGTTGGTGACCCCCTGGTTCCATCACTGGCATCACAGCTCAGAAAAACCGGCGATAGATACCAACTACGGCGCCCACACGCCAATATACGACTGGCTGTTTGGTACTTTGCATGTGCCATCCAAACATTGGCCCGCCCACTACGGCACCACCAAGCCGCTGCCCCGTTCCTTCTTAGGCCAGCTGTGGTACCCCTTTGGCTGCTGGCTCAAGCGCCGCAGCGCCGGCAGCTGA